In Antarcticibacterium arcticum, the genomic stretch TGGGGCTATGAATGCTATAATTTCTACCCGGGTCGATGATATCGATGCTCTTAAGGCTGAGCTTGCTGAAGTACCGGATATGAACGGCCTTGAGCTCGCATCAAAAGTCTCGACCAAAGAAGCTTACTATTATGGTGAGGAGAATGCCACCTATCGTGTGGCTGCACTGGATGTTGGTATAAAAAAGAATATTTTACGCCATTTGGCGAAAAGGGATGTGTTTATAAAAGTGTTCCCTTACAATGCAACTTATGAAGATATGAGTTCCTGGAAACCAGACGGATATTTTCTTTCTAATGGACCCGGAGATCCCAAGCCTTTGAAAGACGCTATTGAGCTTACAAAAAGGATTATAGAGAAGAATCATCCTTTATTTGGAATATGCCTGGGCCACCAGGTAATAGCCCTGGCAAATGGTATTTCTACTTATAAGATGCATCACGGCCACCGTGGTATAAATCATCCGGTTTTAAACCTTAAAACCGGAAAAGGAGAGATAACTTCTCAAAATCACGGTTTTTCTGTAGACAGGAAAGAAACAGAAGCACATCCCGATGTGGAGATCACTCATATTTGTATTAATGATGATACTATTGGCGGTTTACAAATGAAAAGTAAAAACTGTTTTTCAGTACAATATCATCCCGAGGCAAGCCCCGGACCCAACGATGCTACCTATCTTTTTGATGAGTTCATAGAGAGGATTAAAATTGGTAAATTTTAATTTCTCTAAATTAATACCGAAAATTCGACCTTAACAATCATAATTCCTAACCTAATCATTCCATGATTCAAAAATTGCTAGTTACTTTCTGTTTGTTAGTTTTTTCTACCGTGCATTCTCAAATAAAATATGAACAAGGTTATATTATTGATCATAACGGAAATAAAAGCGACGTGCTTATTCAAAATGCAGAGTGGAAGGCAAATCCCTCCTTTGTAAATTATAAAACCAATCTTAACGCTGATGTTAGAAAAGGCACTGTCAATGAAATTAAAGAATTTAAGGTAGGCAATTTTCATTATGTGGGTGTCAAAGTAAATGTTGACCAATCAAGTCACATTACAAAAGATTTAAGTTTTGATAGAAATCCTGAGTTTAAGGAGGAAACACTTTTTTTAAGGAAGTTGGTGGAGGGGCCTGCTAATCTTTTTGTAATAGATGGGAGTAATATCAGGTATTTTTATAGTACACGAGAAAAACCAATTGAGCAGCTTATATCTAAAAGGTATAATGTAAATGGAAGAATTGCACGCAATAATCAATTTCGTCAACAATTATTATCCGGTTTACAATGTGAGGGCATGAATTTATCTGATGTGCAACATCTCGATTATCGTAGAGAGTCACTTATCAATTATTTTGTACAATACAATACGTGTGTGGACAACTCCTATGTTTTTGAAAGCATAAAAAGAGAGGGGGAGTTCAATTTTTATTTCAAAGGTGGGGTGCAATTTGCAAATCTCACAGTGGAAAGAGGCCTCAATGCAAAAGGAGTTGAAATGAGTGGTTTGGGATATAGAGCAAGTGTTGAACTTGAGTATGTATTCCCCTTTAACCGGAATAAATGGGCAGCTTATTTTGAACCAGCCTACAGAACATTTTCAGGGGAAAAGAAATTAACAGAGGTATTTAATGCAGATCTTTCAGCACAATACTCTTCGGTAGAACTTGGCCTGGGAGTAAGACATTATTTTTTCCTAAATGAAGATTCGAAACTCTTTTTAAACCTTGCATACGTTTACGATGTACCTGTGGGGTCTGAAGTTTTATTTGCTAATACCAATCGCAATATGGATCCGGTTCTTACAGATTTTAATTCATCACCAAGTATTAACGTAGGTGTAGGGCTTAATTTTAAAAATAAATATCTTGTTGAAGCAAGATATGGTATCAACCAGGAATTTAATGGTTTTTTAGAAGTTCCGGAAAATTACTACCTGGATTGGAGGACTAAATATTCTGCCGTAACCCTTATGGTTGGATACAGGTTTTTCTAAACTTTAAAATTCTTCTTTAGGTGGTAGTCTCATTCATTTCCTACCCTTATTGTTAATGAAAACTTACAATGAAATTTTCCCCCCTATTATTTTTATGTCTTGTAGTGTTCAATTTAAATGCTCAAACAAACCCAGAGGTTGCAAATGACCTTATATCAATTAATTTTCTTACTCCCGGTATTGAATATGAAACCGGTATAACCGATAATACAACCCTTGATTTTAGATTTGGGCTTGGTTTTGCGATGGTGGGAGGAGAGCTAAGAAATGGAACTGAATTCGGGATTTTTCCAAATTTTAGCGCGCAGTACCGCCGCTACTATAATTTGGCAAAACGTATTGATAAGGGAAAAAATATAACCCGCAATAGTGGTAACTATCTTGCCTTACATTCTTCAATTTATGGGGGACAGCCCATTTTTGGAGATCTGGAATTTGAATCGGATTATTCCGTAGAAATTGGCCCAGTATGGGGTTTGCAACGCATTTATGGTAAAGGCTTTAAACTCGATTTAAATCTGGGGGCAGGGTTTGGTTTCAATGAAATTGGAGATACCTATATTACTCCTTTGTTAGGGTTCCGCCTGGGTTGGGTTATTTTGGATTAATAATTCTTCCCATCTAAAAGTTTTAATAAAAATGTAACTGAAAACAGGGATCTTCAGGCTTTGGGAGCCGAAATCGTTATCGTAAATAATAGGACGAAAACCTGCATTTTTCTCGTAATTTCCTTCCTGTATTCGTATCTTGGTAACCTTTATATCAAAAAACATTAAATTATAAATTATGAGCATAATTATAAATATTCATGCCCGTCAAATCTTCGATTCCAGAGGAAATCCCACCGTTGAAGTAGATGTTACTACAGAGAATGGTGTATTGGGAAGGGCAGCAGTACCTTCAGGTGCTTCAACAGGAGAACATGAGGCCGTAGAACTTCGGGATGGAGGAAAGGACTATATGGGGAAAGGAGTTTCAAAAGCAGTTGAAAATGTAAATACAACCCTTGTTGAAGCTCTGTTGGGATATTCAGTGTTCGAGCAAAATCTTATTGACCAGGCCATGATAGAATTGGATGGTACTCCTAATAAGGCAAAACTAGGAGCTAATGCTATTTTGGGTGTTTCTATGGCCGTTGCCAAAGCTGCAGCCAATGAATTGAATATGCCATTATACAGGTATCTGGGAGGGGTAAGTGCCAATACCTTGCCTTTGCCTATGATGAATATAATTAACGGAGGTTCCCACAGTGATGCTCCTATTGCTTTTCAGGAATTTATGATCATGCCGGTAAAAGCAAAGAATTTCACTGAAGCCCTTAAAATGGGTACTGAGATCTTCCATAATCTTAAAAAAGTTCTTCACGACCGTGGCTTAAGTACGGCGGTGGGTGATGAAGGTGGATTTGCGCCTACCTTAGATGGGACCGAAGATGCTCTGGACACGATCTTGCTTGCAATTAAAAAAGCCGGTTACAAAGGAGGAAAGGATGTTATGATCGCACTTGATTGTGCAGCTGCCGAATTTTATGTGAAAGGCAAGTATGATTATTCCAAATTTGAAGGGAAGGCAGGTAAAGTAAGAAGTAGTGAAGAACAGGCAGATTATCTCGCAGAACTGGCTTCCAAATATCCTATTATCTCCATAGAAGACGGGATGGACGAAAATGACTGGAAAGGTTGGAAATATTTAACTGAAAAAATTGGCGACAAAGTACAGTTGGTAGGAGATGATCTTTTCGTGACCAATGTAGAGCGATTAGGCCGCGGTATTAAAGAAGGAATTGGAAATTCAATATTGATCAAGCTTAACCAGATTGGAACAATTACTGAAACTATCGCTGCGGTAAATATGGCTAAAAATGCCGGTTATACTTCCGTCATGTCTCACCGTTCGGGGGAAACAGAAGACAGTATTATTGCAGATCTTGCAGTTGCTTTAAACACCGGTCAAATCAAAACTGGTTCGGCCTCACGTAGCGACAGGATGGCAAAATATAACCAACTATTAAGAATAGAAGAAGAGCTTGGAAGTGCCGCTTATTTTCCTCAGGAAAAGGCTTTTAAGATCTAATAAATATCTTATTTAAAACCTGAAGATCCCTGCCGGTAACCGGCAGGGATCTTTTATTTAAAATAAATCATAAATCGTTTAATATAGCTGCTGAAACCTGAAATTACAGCCCTGTTTTAGCGTCTTTTTTCTTTATAATTTCGTATTTTAGCAATCACGAAAATAATTTGAAATTAAAGTAATACATATATGTCAAAAGTTGCTACGCTAGAATTAGAAGGGAAAAAATATGAATTCCCGGTGACCATTGGAACTGAAAATGAAGTTGCCATAAATATTAAAAATCTTAGGGGTGAAACAGGAGCAATTACTCTGGACCCCGGTTATAAAAATACCGGAAGTTGTGAGAGTGCCATAACCTTTCTGGATGGAGAAAAAGGGATCTTAAGATACAGAGGTTATTCGATTGAAGAGCTCGCTGAAAAAGCCGATTTTCTTGAAGTGGTTTACCTGCTTATATTTGGAGAATTGCCAAATAAAGAACAACTTACCACATTCAGGCAGGATATAGTTGCGCAAAGTTTTGTGAATGAGGATATGAAAAAGGTGATAGACGGGTTTCCATCTACCGCTCATCCAATGGGGATGTTGTCTTCCTTGACCAGCGCCCTAATTGCTTTTAATCCAAAATCTGTAAACGTTAGTTCAGAAGAGGATATGTATAAGGCCATTGTTAAACTACTTGCTAAATTCCCTACTCTTGCTGCGTGGACCTTACGAAAGAAGGAAACCCTTCCTTTGGAAAACCGGGATACCAATGTGGGGTATGTTGAAAGTCTTCTTAAAATGATGTTCCAGAAGCCGGGGGAAGAATATAAATTTAACCCAACTGTGGTAGATGCACTTGATAAGCTCCTTATACTGCATGCAGATCACGAACAGAACTGTTCCACCTCAACAGTAAGGATCGTTGGATCCTCTCATGCTGGTCTTTTTGCATCTATCTCTGCCGGTGTATCGGCATTATGGGGGCCACTTCACGGGGGAGCCAATCAGGCAGTAATTGAAATGTTGGAAGAGATCAAAGCAGATGGAGGAGATACGTCCAAGTTTATAGATAAAGCCAAAGATAAAGACGACCCTTTTAGATTGATGGGCTTTGGCCACAGGGTTTATAAAAATTTTGATCCACGTGCCAGGATCATTAAAAAAGCAGCCGATGAGGTGCTCGATGCTCTTGGCGTAAATGATCCAATTCTGGATATTGCCAAATCACTTGAAAAA encodes the following:
- the carA gene encoding glutamine-hydrolyzing carbamoyl-phosphate synthase small subunit, which encodes MKYQLRKKAIILLEDGTIFHGKSVGNKDGTAVGEVCFNTGMTGYQEIFTDPSYYGQLMVTTNAHIGNYGVNDDENESNKAKISGLICKNFSYNYSRPAANGSLENFLIDSDLFAISDVDTRALVTYIRENGAMNAIISTRVDDIDALKAELAEVPDMNGLELASKVSTKEAYYYGEENATYRVAALDVGIKKNILRHLAKRDVFIKVFPYNATYEDMSSWKPDGYFLSNGPGDPKPLKDAIELTKRIIEKNHPLFGICLGHQVIALANGISTYKMHHGHRGINHPVLNLKTGKGEITSQNHGFSVDRKETEAHPDVEITHICINDDTIGGLQMKSKNCFSVQYHPEASPGPNDATYLFDEFIERIKIGKF
- a CDS encoding autotransporter outer membrane beta-barrel domain-containing protein yields the protein MIQKLLVTFCLLVFSTVHSQIKYEQGYIIDHNGNKSDVLIQNAEWKANPSFVNYKTNLNADVRKGTVNEIKEFKVGNFHYVGVKVNVDQSSHITKDLSFDRNPEFKEETLFLRKLVEGPANLFVIDGSNIRYFYSTREKPIEQLISKRYNVNGRIARNNQFRQQLLSGLQCEGMNLSDVQHLDYRRESLINYFVQYNTCVDNSYVFESIKREGEFNFYFKGGVQFANLTVERGLNAKGVEMSGLGYRASVELEYVFPFNRNKWAAYFEPAYRTFSGEKKLTEVFNADLSAQYSSVELGLGVRHYFFLNEDSKLFLNLAYVYDVPVGSEVLFANTNRNMDPVLTDFNSSPSINVGVGLNFKNKYLVEARYGINQEFNGFLEVPENYYLDWRTKYSAVTLMVGYRFF
- the eno gene encoding phosphopyruvate hydratase — encoded protein: MSIIINIHARQIFDSRGNPTVEVDVTTENGVLGRAAVPSGASTGEHEAVELRDGGKDYMGKGVSKAVENVNTTLVEALLGYSVFEQNLIDQAMIELDGTPNKAKLGANAILGVSMAVAKAAANELNMPLYRYLGGVSANTLPLPMMNIINGGSHSDAPIAFQEFMIMPVKAKNFTEALKMGTEIFHNLKKVLHDRGLSTAVGDEGGFAPTLDGTEDALDTILLAIKKAGYKGGKDVMIALDCAAAEFYVKGKYDYSKFEGKAGKVRSSEEQADYLAELASKYPIISIEDGMDENDWKGWKYLTEKIGDKVQLVGDDLFVTNVERLGRGIKEGIGNSILIKLNQIGTITETIAAVNMAKNAGYTSVMSHRSGETEDSIIADLAVALNTGQIKTGSASRSDRMAKYNQLLRIEEELGSAAYFPQEKAFKI
- a CDS encoding citrate synthase; amino-acid sequence: MSKVATLELEGKKYEFPVTIGTENEVAINIKNLRGETGAITLDPGYKNTGSCESAITFLDGEKGILRYRGYSIEELAEKADFLEVVYLLIFGELPNKEQLTTFRQDIVAQSFVNEDMKKVIDGFPSTAHPMGMLSSLTSALIAFNPKSVNVSSEEDMYKAIVKLLAKFPTLAAWTLRKKETLPLENRDTNVGYVESLLKMMFQKPGEEYKFNPTVVDALDKLLILHADHEQNCSTSTVRIVGSSHAGLFASISAGVSALWGPLHGGANQAVIEMLEEIKADGGDTSKFIDKAKDKDDPFRLMGFGHRVYKNFDPRARIIKKAADEVLDALGVNDPILDIAKSLEKAALEDPYFVERKLYPNVDFYSGIIYRAMGIPTEMFTVMFAVGRLPGWIAQWREMRLGGEPIGRPRQVYVGEPLRSFKEVDNR